In Streptomyces sp. TLI_146, the genomic stretch GCGATCTGCGCTACTTCACCGCCGTCGCCGAGGAGCTGAGCTTCACCCGGGCCGCCGAGAGGCTGTTCGTCTCCCAGCCCGCGCTGAGCAAGCAGATACGTATGCTTGAGAGACAACTCGGCGCGGAACTGTTCCAACGCGACAGACGCACCGTGCGGTTGACTGCGGTGGGGCAGGCCCTGCTGCCGCACGCCCACGAAGTACTGGCCCTTTGGCGCACCGCGCAGGCAGCGGTGGAGGAGGCGAAGAGCGCCGGGCGGTGCGACCTGGTGATCGGCATGTCCACCAGCCCGGGCCGCGGATTGCTGCCCGCCCTGCGGGCCCGTCTCCTCTCCCGGCATCCGGACGTACGCCCCGTACTGCGGCAGGTCAACTGGGCCGATCCGAGCGCAGGGTTGGCGGACGGGTCCAGCGATGTCGCCTTCGTCTGGCTGCCGCTGCCGGACGGGGACCGTTACCAGCACGCGGTGGTGGCCCGCGAGCCACGACTGGTCGCCCTGCCCGACGGGCACCCCCTGGCGGCGCGCGCAGCCGCCGACCCCGAGGGAGAAGTGGACTTCACCGACCTGCTGGACGAGCCCTTCCTCGCCCTCCCCCCGCAGGCCGGCCCGCTGCGGGACTACTGGCTCGCCCTTGACGCGCGCGACGGCCGCGAGCCACGGATCGGCGCGGTGGTGGCCAGTGCCGAGGAGACCCACGAAGGCGTCGCAGGCGGCCAGGGCGTCGCACTGCTGGCTGCCGGAAACGCCCCGCTGGTCGCCCGGGACGAGGTGATCGCCGTGCCGGTCCGGGGCATCTCGCCGTCCCAACTGGCGGTGGCCGCCCGCAAGGACGACAAACGGCCGCTGGTTGTCAGCTATCTGGCCGCCGCACGGGAGGTGGGGGCCGCAGCCGCCTCTTGATCCCCACGGCGTGGCCCCCCGGCCCGCACATCAGAGCTCGCTCGCGAATGGTCAGGCGGCCAGCGCCGCAAGCTCCGCGTCGGCCCGCTCGGCGACCAGGGCCAGGACACGCCCGGCGGCGGCCAGGTCCTCGGGGTCCATCCCGCCCCAGATCCGGGCGGTGAAGGGGGCGGCCTCCGCAGCGGCAACGGAGATCAACTCGCGCCCCGCGGCCGTGGGGCGGAGGTGCGCGCCGTCCGCGACGAGCAGGTGCTTGGCCAGCAGTTCGTCGAGAGTGGTGCGGATGTCGGTGGGATCGGCCTTGAGGGAGCCCTGCACCTGGACGACGAGATCGTCCGGCGTCGGCGGGGTGTCGGCGGTGACAGCGGCGCGCAGGGCGATCTGCTCCTGGAACGTGACGCCGTGCCGGGCGAGGACGCGCTCCAGGACGCCACGGGCGGCGTAGTGGGCCAGAGCGAGGACACGGGGGTCGGCGACGGGTGCGGTGACGGACGCGGCGGTGGCTGCTGTGGCGGTCATGGGGTTGTCTCCCGGGTGCTCTCGTCGTTCGGTACGGACGGGCCGAGTGGTGCGTCGAGCAGGGTTCTCAG encodes the following:
- a CDS encoding LysR family transcriptional regulator; its protein translation is MDVHGRDLRYFTAVAEELSFTRAAERLFVSQPALSKQIRMLERQLGAELFQRDRRTVRLTAVGQALLPHAHEVLALWRTAQAAVEEAKSAGRCDLVIGMSTSPGRGLLPALRARLLSRHPDVRPVLRQVNWADPSAGLADGSSDVAFVWLPLPDGDRYQHAVVAREPRLVALPDGHPLAARAAADPEGEVDFTDLLDEPFLALPPQAGPLRDYWLALDARDGREPRIGAVVASAEETHEGVAGGQGVALLAAGNAPLVARDEVIAVPVRGISPSQLAVAARKDDKRPLVVSYLAAAREVGAAAAS
- a CDS encoding MarR family transcriptional regulator; the protein is MTATAATAASVTAPVADPRVLALAHYAARGVLERVLARHGVTFQEQIALRAAVTADTPPTPDDLVVQVQGSLKADPTDIRTTLDELLAKHLLVADGAHLRPTAAGRELISVAAAEAAPFTARIWGGMDPEDLAAAGRVLALVAERADAELAALAA